A genome region from Methanobacterium bryantii includes the following:
- a CDS encoding DUF2149 domain-containing protein — translation MLRKNRRRLLNTQEEDPMAGTSNLVDAMLVLAVGFLIFLVLSWNMQSVVFSDSTSEEKKQTMEAMKKAAEIQQGKQLNNTPQSQSGQGKGYVQMGTVYKDPSSGKLIMVEG, via the coding sequence ATGCTTCGAAAAAACCGGCGCAGATTACTTAACACTCAAGAAGAAGATCCAATGGCAGGCACATCTAATTTAGTAGATGCAATGCTCGTATTGGCCGTTGGATTCCTTATATTTCTGGTATTATCATGGAATATGCAGAGTGTTGTTTTCAGTGATTCAACTTCAGAAGAGAAAAAACAGACCATGGAAGCCATGAAGAAAGCTGCTGAAATTCAACAGGGTAAACAACTCAACAACACACCACAAAGCCAATCTGGACAAGGAAAAGGTTATGTGCAAATGGGAACGGTATATAAGGATCCTAGCAGCGGTAAATTGATTATGGTTGAGGGTTGA
- a CDS encoding MotA/TolQ/ExbB proton channel family protein, whose product MATIPGSEALSAALHVISQSLLIPVIIGLLAFMVYAIISFGGLLSEYSSRVKFEVGDVKKLIKDMSNPGTPEHVLEVVEKSNLSENHKEILVSIVESDDIGLKSRESLARKLIENEEYKIAKSLEKTDIVTRLGPTLGLMGTLIPMGPGLAALGSGDINTLAQAIIIAFDTTVVGIAAGGVAYVISKVRRRWYEDNLSTLETLAESVLEVLENASKKPAQIT is encoded by the coding sequence ATGGCGACAATTCCTGGAAGTGAAGCATTAAGTGCAGCTTTACACGTTATATCCCAGAGCCTTCTTATACCTGTTATTATAGGTTTACTGGCCTTTATGGTCTATGCAATAATTAGTTTTGGAGGTTTACTCTCTGAATATTCAAGCAGGGTTAAATTTGAAGTTGGGGACGTTAAAAAACTTATAAAAGACATGTCAAACCCCGGCACCCCAGAACATGTACTGGAAGTGGTTGAAAAGAGTAATTTATCTGAAAATCATAAGGAAATACTGGTGAGTATTGTAGAGTCTGATGATATAGGTTTAAAATCAAGGGAATCCCTTGCAAGGAAGTTAATTGAAAATGAAGAATATAAAATAGCTAAAAGTCTCGAGAAAACAGATATCGTAACACGGCTTGGCCCAACCCTTGGACTTATGGGTACATTAATACCAATGGGTCCTGGTTTAGCAGCTTTAGGTTCTGGAGACATAAATACTCTTGCACAGGCAATAATAATTGCTTTTGACACTACTGTTGTTGGTATAGCTGCTGGAGGTGTTGCATACGTCATTTCTAAAGTTAGAAGGCGGTGGTACGAAGATAACCTTTCGACCCTTGAAACACTGGCAGAATCTGTTCTGGAGGTCTTAGAAAATGCTTCGAAAAAACCGGCGCAGATTACTTAA
- a CDS encoding DNA-3-methyladenine glycosylase family protein, whose product MKTRFKIEPHEFKGPFDIELTIGSGQTSQPAWEKKGKYFQGLIFVENNACLVKIAHTPNTDDPIDIIAESKEEIEKEQIKAKIMEIFGLNDDLPKLYDFLRNDPKLEPTIDFCEGLRLFKANNLFESVVCSITSAHNSIKQWNKAINLLKEKFGDEYKFSSGTFYSFPSPQILANAPEHEFDEEECSPELLKTRASWKDLRSCRVGYRSKYIIKASEMVQNEIDLQKISKMDYETAFDTILKIPGVGPKVGDCILLYGYGFGKAFPVDIWISRIVSSLYFDGKNVTNPKMRKFGIERFGNYAGYTQLYLFHYARKSGLMKTLKK is encoded by the coding sequence ATGAAGACCAGATTTAAAATAGAACCCCATGAATTTAAAGGTCCATTCGACATTGAACTTACCATTGGAAGCGGCCAGACCTCCCAGCCTGCATGGGAGAAGAAAGGCAAATACTTTCAAGGATTAATATTTGTAGAAAATAACGCTTGCCTTGTAAAAATAGCCCATACGCCCAACACTGATGATCCAATTGATATAATAGCTGAATCCAAAGAAGAAATAGAAAAAGAACAGATTAAAGCTAAAATAATGGAAATTTTTGGTTTAAATGATGATCTCCCTAAGTTATATGATTTTTTAAGAAATGACCCCAAACTAGAACCTACAATCGATTTCTGTGAAGGTTTAAGACTATTTAAAGCTAATAACTTATTTGAATCAGTTGTATGCTCCATAACATCTGCCCATAACTCCATAAAGCAGTGGAACAAAGCTATAAATCTATTAAAGGAAAAATTTGGAGATGAATACAAATTCTCATCAGGTACATTCTACTCTTTTCCTAGCCCTCAAATACTTGCAAATGCCCCGGAACATGAGTTTGATGAAGAAGAATGCAGCCCAGAATTACTTAAAACACGGGCTTCATGGAAAGACCTTAGAAGCTGCCGCGTAGGCTACAGGTCAAAATACATAATTAAGGCATCTGAAATGGTTCAAAACGAAATAGATCTGCAGAAAATTAGCAAAATGGACTATGAAACTGCTTTTGATACAATACTCAAGATTCCTGGAGTGGGGCCCAAAGTAGGGGACTGTATCCTCCTTTACGGTTATGGATTTGGAAAAGCCTTCCCAGTGGATATATGGATAAGTAGAATCGTTTCCAGTCTTTACTTTGATGGGAAGAACGTTACAAACCCTAAAATGAGAAAATTTGGTATAGAAAGGTTTGGAAATTATGCAGGATATACACAGCTGTATTTATTCCACTATGCGCGGAAATCCGGGCTTATGAAGACCTTGAAGAAATAA
- the cbiM gene encoding cobalt transporter CbiM — translation MHIPNGFIPLWQCAIYFVILIVALYFSQKWARKNLDEKSVPLMAVLAAGIFAIMSMNIPIAFGTSGHMVGGALVALVFCAPEAAVIIFTLVLLVQALFFGDGGITTIGANVLNMGIIGGFVGLFTFKALRKSIGKIAAIGVASWLSIFLASEAVAVEMWLAGTFPLVPGLEMMGLYHALIGIIEAVLTVVVIMGLESVRPDLLAWNRKKNVEETKSESMEAAAK, via the coding sequence ATGCATATACCAAATGGATTTATACCTTTGTGGCAGTGTGCCATTTATTTTGTTATTCTTATTGTGGCATTGTACTTCTCACAAAAATGGGCCAGAAAGAACCTTGATGAAAAATCAGTTCCGTTAATGGCAGTTTTAGCTGCAGGTATATTTGCCATAATGTCCATGAACATTCCTATAGCATTTGGAACGAGTGGACATATGGTGGGAGGAGCATTAGTCGCACTTGTATTCTGTGCTCCCGAAGCAGCAGTTATAATATTTACATTAGTACTACTTGTTCAGGCTTTATTCTTCGGAGACGGTGGAATAACTACAATAGGTGCTAACGTACTTAACATGGGAATTATAGGAGGATTTGTAGGACTTTTCACATTTAAAGCCCTTAGAAAATCAATAGGAAAAATAGCAGCTATAGGCGTAGCATCATGGTTATCTATTTTCTTAGCATCTGAAGCAGTTGCAGTAGAAATGTGGCTTGCTGGAACGTTCCCACTTGTACCTGGACTTGAAATGATGGGATTATACCATGCATTAATCGGAATCATTGAAGCAGTTCTAACAGTGGTAGTAATTATGGGACTGGAAAGTGTAAGGCCAGATTTACTCGCTTGGAACAGAAAAAAGAATGTTGAAGAAACTAAATCTGAATCTATGGAGGCTGCAGCAAAATGA
- a CDS encoding PDGLE domain-containing protein: MSPKDKKLVLGGLVICIIIAVLAPFIASSNPDGLEKTAEDVSTTEESGIYEAPMPDYTIPFLGEDNPYGGIVALIVGVLITLGLGYIAAVILKRRNPPEALR, from the coding sequence ATGAGCCCTAAAGACAAAAAATTAGTCCTGGGAGGATTAGTAATCTGCATAATAATTGCTGTTTTAGCACCATTTATAGCTTCAAGCAATCCTGATGGACTTGAAAAGACTGCAGAGGACGTATCTACCACTGAAGAGTCAGGAATTTATGAGGCACCAATGCCAGATTATACTATACCATTTTTAGGTGAAGATAATCCTTACGGTGGAATAGTGGCATTGATTGTAGGTGTTCTAATAACTTTAGGACTTGGATACATCGCAGCAGTTATTTTGAAAAGAAGAAACCCGCCTGAAGCCTTAAGATAA
- a CDS encoding cobaltochelatase subunit CobN, giving the protein MKILLLMAVLLFSFALCGTVSADNITGNQSLNTTNNSTLSSGIYSAYSTSQSTVSKLNISGTVRDAYDKSKKEYAGEYNDAVPVSNATVNLRNQSNKKIIKTVVTGNSGTYTFSNLTKGSYIVEILYKTYKSFTKSITLTTTPLTVNHTFVPDIAVISYSGTSSTDGQLNKMQTLQNLSCRVYTIESYSKDDSKWWMLKYTNFIMVDMYSYNFAIPADVIADSPANQNHRIAYVFGIYDANFISKYIGSWNFLGGTDKNNTYNTLENTYIGSYWQAEAVNDSSIVKENMQNMLDYIFYLMGETSVNPTKIEGRTPLLSNPTWGIYHPDYGIFGSSPTQKEINEWIKADPGYNSDKSGSLNWMTNELKTWQAKHNTNKEIYAAFEKWYNSSKSKIKGSFIIIASYNPGGALVDKMIKTYEAQGRAVFNLFQSALTPSISQLLNELTVGVNGTGPLSRGVVCVTSLYSWSMDYANMADGGAIDDFAEMNIEIIKAVNGISNYSYTSAYGPQAEWTYAVTIPEFEGVFGAVPVSYIDSNGNEIPVQEGIDKVVQLTNGWANLKEKANKDKKVAIVLYDYPPGKSNIGASYLDVFQSLHDLLVAMYDEGYNIGMKRSEIPSATKLYTIIASFGNKGTWAQGLLNEYVEDNYANLTANKQLVNLTQYIKWFNELPETLQDQLVAEWGSGIGKVMVYDNKYLVIPGIVCGNVFITVQPSRGWEELETAEDYHSATLPPHQQYVAFYKWLSEVFKADVMINFGTHGTLEWLPGRSIGVQADDWTFQLSTIPDIYPFITSDPGEGMVAKDRAFALVISHMTPATVSSELYGDYVTLQNYITAYKNALKVNATDLVTQYQIKIKNVAVNDLGLDGPKTGESFETWVNSLDGYLDELQNNLITLGLHILGKGLTGDDLIQETVTIASSRTKVMDNIKKLLYPSLSVDYYTMTHNTAYDEKVTTIKSKLTYYITQLVNGVSLANLAAKNGISKQSDLYANLEFCVETISELSNNTEIESIITALSGGYIVPGLAGDPSYCDSLPTGTSMYSVDSTKMPSEAAWESAKNIVNKQIVEYYEEHKKFPDTIAIVMWGTELLRTEGVAIAQFLYYLGVEPVWDASGTVTGIKLMKLSELTITLSNGTVIHRPRIDVFATAVTSNVNWLKLMTGAVALVNATNESTKDNYVKKHYAQNPSLDRIFGLPGAVLEGTGVSDYLPNTGKWEHSADVTKELAEIYLSRISNAWTVDKNGNIVVSSNRDTFEYLLKNTDLITQNIDSTWGLLDSSDYYDWLGGVTLASQYLGANPDTSIVDIRNKNDIITRSLSEEINLEIRSTLLNPKYVNALLNQGASGWLEYSARIENLAAFDLINKDTNGGKLVSDSTWNQLANTLLSSAFSVNADYKAFSFQSMAGWLITAYRKGLWNADSKTITDLVDTYIKSTSYGVTCCHHTCANIDFSNFLMMSSSLSTAQLKQFADMMYKATGQVLSENSNGENSQNSGKGQSDTGKGSGSVGSSGSGVGSVGAAAVTAATKSASSSSSSASVASGSNNAYEVSTAASSGASGSSGVPVMAIIGVISILCLLGAGYFKSDILNLLKRSKN; this is encoded by the coding sequence ATGAAAATTTTGCTTTTAATGGCTGTACTTTTGTTTTCTTTCGCTCTTTGCGGGACTGTATCTGCAGATAATATTACAGGTAATCAGTCTTTGAATACAACAAATAACAGCACGTTAAGTAGTGGAATTTACAGTGCCTATTCCACATCTCAAAGTACCGTTTCCAAATTGAATATCAGCGGAACTGTCCGCGATGCATATGATAAATCAAAAAAGGAGTATGCTGGAGAGTATAATGATGCGGTACCTGTTTCTAACGCGACAGTAAATTTAAGAAATCAGAGTAATAAAAAGATAATTAAAACTGTAGTTACAGGTAATTCTGGAACTTATACTTTTAGTAATCTGACTAAGGGGAGTTACATTGTAGAAATACTGTATAAAACTTATAAAAGCTTTACTAAAAGTATAACTCTCACTACAACGCCCCTAACTGTCAACCATACATTTGTTCCAGATATAGCTGTTATCAGTTATTCTGGTACTTCCAGTACTGATGGCCAGCTTAATAAGATGCAGACACTTCAAAACTTAAGCTGCAGGGTTTACACTATTGAAAGCTACAGTAAAGATGATTCTAAGTGGTGGATGTTGAAATATACCAATTTTATCATGGTGGATATGTACAGTTACAACTTTGCTATACCTGCAGATGTAATTGCAGATAGCCCCGCCAACCAGAATCACAGGATTGCATATGTATTTGGGATTTATGATGCAAACTTCATATCAAAGTATATAGGCAGCTGGAATTTTTTAGGTGGGACCGATAAAAACAACACTTATAACACACTTGAAAACACGTATATTGGTTCTTACTGGCAGGCAGAAGCTGTAAATGATAGTAGCATAGTTAAAGAAAACATGCAGAACATGCTGGATTATATCTTCTATTTAATGGGAGAAACCAGCGTAAATCCTACTAAAATAGAGGGCAGAACCCCACTTTTATCTAACCCTACATGGGGAATATATCATCCAGATTATGGAATTTTTGGATCATCTCCCACCCAAAAAGAGATAAATGAATGGATCAAGGCAGATCCGGGCTATAATAGTGATAAATCTGGGAGTTTAAACTGGATGACCAATGAATTGAAAACATGGCAAGCGAAACATAACACCAATAAAGAGATTTATGCAGCGTTTGAAAAATGGTATAATTCGTCTAAATCAAAAATAAAGGGTTCATTTATAATTATTGCCAGTTACAACCCTGGAGGAGCCCTTGTAGATAAAATGATCAAAACTTATGAAGCTCAAGGCAGGGCCGTATTTAATTTATTCCAGTCTGCACTTACACCTTCAATTAGTCAACTGTTAAATGAACTAACCGTCGGTGTAAATGGCACTGGCCCATTATCAAGGGGTGTTGTCTGTGTAACTTCACTGTACAGCTGGTCAATGGATTATGCTAATATGGCTGATGGAGGTGCCATTGATGACTTTGCAGAGATGAACATTGAAATTATCAAGGCTGTTAATGGTATCAGTAACTATAGTTACACAAGTGCATATGGACCTCAAGCCGAATGGACCTATGCAGTGACTATTCCAGAGTTTGAAGGCGTTTTTGGAGCTGTGCCTGTATCTTATATTGATTCTAATGGTAATGAAATACCTGTACAGGAAGGTATAGATAAAGTTGTTCAACTGACCAATGGGTGGGCAAATCTTAAAGAAAAGGCCAATAAAGATAAAAAAGTTGCTATCGTTCTTTATGATTACCCTCCGGGGAAATCTAATATCGGTGCTTCTTATCTGGATGTTTTCCAGAGCCTCCATGATTTATTGGTAGCGATGTATGATGAGGGATACAATATTGGTATGAAAAGAAGTGAAATTCCTTCTGCTACGAAACTTTATACCATAATCGCCTCATTTGGTAATAAAGGTACCTGGGCTCAGGGACTTCTTAATGAGTATGTTGAAGACAACTATGCAAATCTTACTGCAAATAAACAGCTTGTAAATCTTACCCAATACATAAAATGGTTCAATGAATTACCTGAAACGCTGCAAGATCAATTAGTTGCTGAATGGGGCTCTGGTATTGGTAAAGTCATGGTTTATGATAACAAGTACCTTGTTATTCCAGGTATTGTTTGCGGTAACGTGTTTATCACAGTTCAACCAAGTAGGGGATGGGAAGAACTGGAAACAGCTGAAGATTATCACAGTGCAACGCTTCCACCTCATCAGCAGTATGTTGCATTTTATAAATGGTTAAGTGAAGTATTCAAAGCAGACGTAATGATAAACTTTGGAACCCATGGAACACTGGAGTGGTTGCCGGGTAGATCTATTGGAGTGCAGGCAGATGACTGGACTTTTCAATTATCCACAATACCAGACATATATCCTTTTATAACTTCTGATCCGGGTGAAGGTATGGTTGCTAAAGACAGGGCATTTGCTCTTGTTATAAGTCATATGACTCCAGCTACAGTTTCTTCAGAATTATATGGGGATTATGTCACCCTGCAGAATTATATCACTGCTTATAAAAATGCACTTAAAGTAAATGCTACTGATCTGGTGACACAGTATCAAATTAAAATTAAAAACGTGGCTGTTAATGACTTAGGATTGGATGGTCCGAAAACGGGTGAAAGTTTTGAAACATGGGTTAATAGCCTTGATGGTTATTTAGATGAACTTCAAAATAATCTTATCACATTAGGCTTACATATTTTAGGTAAAGGACTCACTGGCGATGATTTAATTCAGGAAACAGTTACGATAGCTTCGTCGAGAACGAAGGTCATGGATAACATCAAAAAATTATTGTATCCGTCATTAAGTGTAGATTATTACACTATGACCCACAATACTGCATATGATGAGAAAGTAACTACTATTAAAAGCAAATTGACCTATTATATAACTCAACTGGTTAATGGGGTTTCTTTAGCTAATCTAGCGGCAAAGAATGGTATCAGCAAGCAGAGTGATTTATATGCTAATTTAGAGTTTTGTGTGGAAACAATTTCAGAATTATCAAACAATACTGAAATAGAATCTATTATAACAGCTTTAAGTGGGGGTTATATCGTGCCGGGTTTGGCAGGGGATCCATCTTACTGCGATAGTTTACCTACAGGTACCAGTATGTACTCTGTTGATTCTACTAAAATGCCGAGTGAAGCAGCATGGGAATCTGCTAAAAATATTGTTAATAAGCAAATAGTTGAGTATTATGAGGAACATAAAAAATTCCCTGATACTATAGCTATTGTTATGTGGGGTACTGAACTGCTGCGTACTGAAGGTGTCGCTATTGCTCAATTTTTATATTATTTAGGTGTTGAGCCAGTATGGGATGCCAGCGGCACAGTAACTGGTATTAAACTAATGAAACTATCTGAATTAACTATAACTCTTAGTAATGGTACTGTAATCCACAGGCCGCGCATAGATGTTTTTGCAACAGCAGTTACAAGTAATGTAAACTGGTTAAAACTCATGACCGGTGCAGTGGCACTGGTTAATGCTACAAATGAAAGTACAAAAGATAACTATGTTAAAAAACATTATGCACAAAACCCCTCTTTGGATCGTATATTTGGTTTACCTGGAGCGGTTCTTGAAGGGACAGGAGTATCTGATTACCTTCCAAACACGGGTAAATGGGAGCATAGTGCTGATGTTACCAAAGAACTAGCAGAGATATACCTGTCAAGAATATCTAATGCATGGACTGTTGATAAAAATGGTAATATTGTCGTGTCCAGTAATAGAGATACCTTTGAGTATTTATTAAAGAATACAGACTTAATAACCCAAAATATTGACAGTACATGGGGATTATTAGATTCAAGCGATTATTATGATTGGCTTGGAGGAGTAACTCTAGCATCTCAATATTTAGGTGCAAATCCAGATACATCTATTGTTGATATCCGTAACAAAAACGATATCATAACAAGGAGCCTTTCTGAAGAGATAAATTTGGAGATTAGATCTACGTTATTAAACCCAAAATACGTGAATGCTCTTTTGAACCAGGGAGCAAGCGGTTGGCTGGAATATTCTGCAAGGATTGAAAATTTAGCTGCATTTGATCTGATCAATAAAGATACAAATGGCGGAAAACTCGTCAGCGATTCTACATGGAATCAACTGGCCAATACTTTGCTGAGTTCTGCATTCAGTGTTAACGCAGATTATAAAGCATTTTCTTTCCAGAGTATGGCCGGATGGCTTATTACGGCATATCGTAAAGGTCTGTGGAATGCAGACTCGAAAACTATTACCGACTTGGTTGATACTTATATAAAGTCTACTTCGTACGGTGTTACCTGCTGCCACCACACGTGTGCTAATATTGACTTCAGCAATTTCCTGATGATGAGTTCCTCTTTGAGTACGGCCCAGCTTAAACAGTTCGCGGATATGATGTATAAGGCTACTGGTCAGGTTTTAAGTGAGAACTCTAATGGGGAAAATTCACAAAATTCGGGTAAAGGCCAATCTGATACTGGTAAAGGCAGCGGCAGTGTTGGTTCTTCTGGAAGCGGCGTGGGCAGTGTTGGAGCTGCAGCGGTTACGGCTGCAACTAAAAGTGCTTCAAGCAGCAGTAGCAGCGCTTCAGTAGCTTCTGGCAGTAACAATGCCTATGAAGTATCTACAGCAGCTTCTAGTGGTGCGTCAGGATCTTCAGGTGTCCCTGTAATGGCTATAATTGGTGTAATATCAATTTTGTGTTTACTTGGTGCTGGCTACTTCAAATCAGATATTTTGAACCTGTTAAAACGGTCTAAAAACTAA
- a CDS encoding DUF2162 domain-containing protein, with translation MLELLWQMGILSAILVFGIKIGLASGFAGLSKKAAVGVSAGYGLGIFILAFLVSGHTDIVYKVVYDYNFAIFLAMSVIIMYAGFHTIREWKVHRKNHAKASCAAMIAPCPCCFGAVIAAIVLASPFIGVSTVFVGQYAAVFLSITILAFYFASGAIVRVLKKPYPVLLGNFMLFVGLYFLASAIVIPNISTVLQSQMSPLTVPSAETLIYAVLLVVVLVFAGFYLTKKRSILIQK, from the coding sequence ATGTTAGAGTTATTATGGCAAATGGGAATATTATCTGCAATTTTAGTGTTCGGTATTAAGATCGGGCTTGCATCTGGATTTGCTGGGCTTTCTAAAAAAGCTGCAGTGGGAGTATCTGCTGGTTACGGTCTTGGAATATTCATATTAGCATTTTTAGTTTCAGGACATACTGATATTGTTTATAAGGTCGTGTATGATTATAATTTCGCTATATTTTTAGCTATGTCAGTTATAATTATGTATGCAGGTTTTCACACCATTAGGGAATGGAAAGTGCATCGTAAAAATCATGCTAAGGCATCATGTGCTGCAATGATTGCACCGTGTCCATGTTGTTTTGGGGCGGTTATAGCAGCTATAGTACTGGCTTCTCCATTTATAGGAGTTTCTACAGTATTTGTTGGGCAATATGCGGCTGTTTTCCTTAGTATAACTATACTTGCCTTTTATTTTGCATCTGGTGCAATAGTAAGGGTTTTGAAGAAGCCTTACCCTGTTTTGTTGGGTAATTTTATGCTTTTTGTTGGCCTTTACTTTTTAGCTTCTGCTATAGTTATTCCAAATATAAGTACAGTTCTTCAATCTCAAATGAGCCCGTTAACTGTTCCATCTGCAGAAACATTGATTTATGCAGTACTACTTGTTGTAGTACTTGTATTTGCAGGATTTTACCTGACAAAAAAGAGAAGCATTCTAATACAAAAATAA
- a CDS encoding GAF domain-containing protein: MKVEENFKTQDKSRKNPKFIIGVIDSYIHSGDKNHIPDILNGSFSLKEISDTILKEATRLTESKYCYVAYVDPKNKDSVGISFTKMTPECDMYEKIGESRFPVRKDGTYGGLLGYSLDTGESFYTQDVTGHEAAHGIPKGHVPVKQFLSVPVFSKDRITGQIVIGNPKRDYTDKNLKIIEKIADFYGLVLENLF, translated from the coding sequence ATGAAAGTTGAAGAAAACTTTAAAACTCAGGATAAATCCCGTAAAAACCCAAAATTTATAATTGGCGTTATTGATTCATATATTCATAGTGGAGATAAAAATCACATTCCAGATATTTTAAATGGTTCTTTTTCTCTTAAAGAAATTTCAGATACTATCTTAAAAGAGGCAACCAGATTAACTGAAAGTAAATACTGTTATGTAGCCTATGTAGATCCCAAAAATAAGGATAGTGTAGGAATTTCATTCACTAAAATGACGCCCGAATGCGATATGTACGAAAAAATAGGAGAATCGCGGTTTCCTGTGAGAAAAGATGGTACCTACGGCGGACTTCTGGGATATTCACTGGATACAGGGGAATCATTTTATACTCAAGATGTTACTGGCCATGAAGCTGCTCATGGGATTCCAAAGGGACATGTTCCTGTAAAACAGTTTTTATCTGTTCCTGTATTTTCAAAAGACAGAATTACCGGCCAAATTGTCATTGGTAACCCTAAAAGAGATTATACAGATAAAAACCTGAAAATAATTGAAAAAATAGCTGATTTTTATGGTCTAGTTCTTGAAAACTTGTTTTAA